The Syntrophales bacterium genomic sequence ATATGCAGAAGAAAACGAAATTAAGCAGTAACAGGGGTTTTACATTAATAGAAATCATCGCCGTTCTGGTGATCCTCGGCATCCTTGCCGCGGTGGCCGTGCCGAAGTATCTCGATCTTGCCAGTGAAGCCAGGATAAAATCCGCACAGTTAGCAGTTGCCGAGGTGAAGGGAAGGCTTTCGAGCGCACAGGCAAAATATATGCTGGCCAACAATGGCACTGCCCCGACCTCCCCGCAGTTGTTCACCTACGCAACAGGGGCAAGTGGATATGTGAATGCCACCAACCTGGCAAATGTCGGCGCCGATTACAACGTGGTCGTGGCAACAGGCACTCCGATCGCCATTACTGTTGACAAAGTGCAAGGCACCTCCCTTACTACCAATGTTGCCGGCACCTTCGCAGGGGCAGGGGACTAATATTGTCTGACGGTGTCAGGCCTTTTTATGAGGTGTCTTGGTGGTTTACGTAATAACGACGAAACTGCCGGGACACCTTTTCCTGTTTATAAGTAACAAAAAACACCCCGGTTTTAATAAAAATGGCCGATTTTGGCCGATTTGCCAATCTCTTGG encodes the following:
- a CDS encoding prepilin-type N-terminal cleavage/methylation domain-containing protein — its product is MQKKTKLSSNRGFTLIEIIAVLVILGILAAVAVPKYLDLASEARIKSAQLAVAEVKGRLSSAQAKYMLANNGTAPTSPQLFTYATGASGYVNATNLANVGADYNVVVATGTPIAITVDKVQGTSLTTNVAGTFAGAGD